The following proteins are encoded in a genomic region of Puniceicoccus vermicola:
- a CDS encoding ABC transporter ATP-binding protein codes for MLKVSDLSAGFETETGFLEAVDRVSFRVDDKESLGIVGESGCGKSVTAHSILGLLPQPSGKITGGTISLNGKELATLGEKKLREIRGREVGMIFQEPMTALNPVHPIGRQIAECLRTHGMGKKRQNRDRALELLQKVGIPSPEQRLKEYPHQLSGGMRQRIVIAMALACHPHLLIADEPTTALDVTTQAQILELLAELKESLSMALILITHDLGVIAETCDRVVVMYAGRVVESAPVREIFANPLHRYTAGLLRSIPSLETVPKTRLSTIPGRVPGLAELPVGARFAPRSDHPQIDDYLQSEDFHSKRPDLIEAAPGHWVEDCDYVRTD; via the coding sequence CGGGGTTTCTTGAAGCCGTCGATCGGGTGTCATTTCGCGTCGACGACAAAGAATCACTGGGAATTGTCGGCGAATCCGGGTGCGGGAAGAGTGTTACCGCTCACAGCATTCTCGGCCTCCTCCCCCAGCCTTCCGGAAAAATCACCGGAGGGACGATCAGCCTCAACGGCAAAGAGCTTGCCACGCTCGGAGAGAAAAAACTGCGAGAAATCCGCGGGCGGGAGGTCGGCATGATCTTTCAGGAACCGATGACAGCGTTAAATCCTGTCCATCCCATTGGACGCCAGATCGCCGAATGCCTGCGGACTCATGGAATGGGCAAAAAACGGCAAAACCGTGATCGAGCTCTGGAACTTTTACAGAAAGTGGGGATCCCCTCCCCCGAACAACGCCTGAAAGAATATCCTCATCAACTATCGGGAGGGATGCGCCAACGGATCGTCATCGCAATGGCTCTGGCCTGCCATCCTCACCTCCTGATCGCAGACGAACCAACCACAGCCCTCGACGTAACCACCCAGGCCCAGATTCTCGAGCTGCTTGCCGAGCTTAAGGAATCCCTTTCCATGGCCTTGATCCTGATCACCCACGACCTTGGCGTGATTGCCGAAACCTGCGACCGGGTGGTCGTCATGTACGCGGGGCGGGTGGTCGAGTCCGCTCCGGTTCGGGAGATCTTTGCCAATCCACTTCACCGCTATACCGCAGGGCTACTTCGCTCAATTCCCTCCCTGGAAACGGTTCCCAAGACACGACTCTCTACCATCCCGGGCCGAGTCCCCGGGCTCGCAGAACTTCCGGTCGGCGCCCGATTTGCCCCGCGTTCCGATCACCCGCAGATTGACGACTATCTCCAATCCGAAGACTTCCACTCCAAGCGACCCGATCTGATCGAGGCCGCTCCGGGCCACTGGGTCGAGGATTGCGATTACGTGAGGACAGACTGA
- a CDS encoding ABC transporter ATP-binding protein has translation MKTGIQIRDLQVHFPLRGGLIPRVQKVCRAVDGLSLEIRPGQTLGIVGESGCGKTTLGKAVCRLVRPTGGQVLLDGEDVLSLRRKDLLRYRRQVQMIFQDPAESLNPRQTVGQILEEPLVIHKLGKSSERKGQVRKILDEVGLPASAVDRYPFEFSGGQRQRIGIARALVLRPSLIICDEAVSALDVSVQSQILNLLLDLQKDHGFAYLFISHDLAVVRHVADRIAVMYLGKVVEEAPREKLFASPLHAYTKALISAIPQADPTAQRQRIILEGDVPSPIDPPPGCAFAWRTYLPCTEEQARQPGKFIEAEPDHWVEAHPGTIEDFSTRFGTART, from the coding sequence ATGAAAACCGGTATTCAGATCCGCGACCTGCAGGTCCACTTCCCTCTCCGCGGTGGGCTAATTCCCCGCGTCCAAAAGGTTTGCCGGGCCGTTGATGGCCTTTCGCTCGAAATCCGTCCTGGCCAGACTCTTGGAATCGTTGGAGAGTCCGGATGCGGAAAAACCACGCTGGGCAAAGCCGTCTGCCGCCTCGTTCGTCCGACTGGAGGACAGGTCCTCCTCGACGGAGAAGATGTTCTTTCCCTCCGGCGAAAAGACCTCCTTCGCTATCGTCGGCAGGTTCAGATGATCTTCCAAGATCCCGCCGAATCCCTGAATCCCCGGCAAACCGTGGGGCAGATCCTCGAGGAGCCTCTGGTCATCCACAAGCTGGGCAAGAGCAGTGAACGAAAAGGCCAAGTCCGTAAGATCCTCGATGAGGTCGGCCTGCCCGCCTCGGCCGTCGATCGCTATCCCTTCGAGTTCTCCGGAGGACAACGTCAGCGGATCGGGATTGCCCGCGCGTTAGTACTCCGCCCTTCCCTGATTATCTGCGACGAGGCCGTCTCCGCACTCGATGTTTCCGTCCAGAGCCAGATTCTCAACCTGCTCCTCGATTTGCAGAAGGATCACGGTTTCGCCTATCTCTTTATCTCGCATGACCTTGCCGTGGTTCGCCATGTTGCCGACCGAATTGCAGTTATGTATTTGGGTAAAGTCGTCGAGGAAGCCCCCCGCGAAAAGCTTTTCGCCTCGCCACTCCACGCCTACACGAAGGCCCTCATCTCCGCGATTCCCCAAGCCGATCCAACTGCTCAGCGCCAAAGAATCATTCTGGAAGGTGATGTGCCCTCTCCCATCGATCCACCGCCAGGATGCGCCTTTGCCTGGAGGACCTATCTGCCCTGCACAGAAGAGCAGGCCCGACAGCCGGGGAAGTTCATCGAGGCGGAACCCGACCACTGGGTAGAGGCTCATCCGGGCACGATCGAAGATTTCTCCACTCGTTTCGGCACCGCACGCACCTGA
- a CDS encoding Bax inhibitor-1/YccA family protein, with protein MAFSKEYSSYSMDRADGNVRARFIRRVYGHLAAAIVAFALIEAFILQLEITRTLSAKVLQAPMGWLLVLGGFMIVGFMGRRLASSQSRQMQYAGLGLYIVAEAIIFAPLLLLANAYAGGGVILQAAIMTGLLFAGLTATVFITRKDFSFLGSILTIGGFVAIGLIVCATLFGFSLGLWFSVGMILFAGAAILYDTSNILHHYHEEQYVGASLELFASVALLFWYVLQLLLSLSSD; from the coding sequence ATGGCATTTTCAAAAGAATACTCTTCCTATTCGATGGACCGAGCTGACGGCAACGTCCGAGCCCGGTTCATCCGGCGCGTCTACGGGCACCTCGCAGCGGCAATCGTCGCATTCGCCCTGATCGAGGCCTTTATCCTGCAGCTGGAAATTACCCGCACGCTGTCCGCCAAAGTTCTCCAAGCGCCCATGGGATGGCTCCTCGTCCTCGGAGGATTCATGATTGTAGGATTCATGGGCCGCCGACTCGCTTCCTCCCAGTCCCGCCAGATGCAATACGCGGGCCTCGGTCTCTACATTGTTGCCGAAGCAATCATTTTCGCCCCCCTCCTGCTTTTGGCCAACGCATACGCCGGTGGAGGCGTCATTCTTCAGGCGGCAATCATGACCGGACTCCTTTTCGCAGGACTGACCGCTACCGTCTTCATCACCCGTAAGGACTTTTCCTTTCTCGGGAGCATTCTGACGATTGGTGGGTTTGTCGCTATTGGGCTGATCGTCTGTGCGACGCTATTCGGATTCAGTCTAGGCCTCTGGTTTTCGGTGGGCATGATCCTGTTCGCCGGAGCTGCTATCCTCTACGACACCTCCAACATCCTCCATCATTACCACGAAGAACAATATGTGGGAGCCTCGCTCGAGTTGTTTGCTTCAGTCGCCCTGCTCTTCTGGTACGTCCTCCAGCTTCTACTTTCTCTCTCAAGCGACTAA
- a CDS encoding class I SAM-dependent methyltransferase: MSASETIASPAIPLYRQAQEWLLPALQPGAAYAVDATCGNGHDTLFLCNALGSDQSVIGFDLQSEAIESTRERLRKHHFHPILLRENHSQLEEALDRNSIGSIQAAIFNLGYLPGGDHSLTTQPPSTLLAIQAILSRATSHFRLSIVAYRGHPGGLEEASQIRNFLRNLPSDRFTFVQKEGQNHETGPIFLGIGPHESNPTN; encoded by the coding sequence ATGAGCGCATCCGAGACAATCGCCTCACCCGCGATCCCCCTCTATCGGCAGGCGCAGGAATGGCTCCTTCCGGCACTTCAGCCCGGTGCGGCCTACGCGGTCGATGCCACATGCGGCAACGGGCACGATACTCTTTTCCTCTGCAACGCCCTCGGAAGCGACCAGTCCGTTATTGGCTTTGATCTCCAATCAGAAGCCATTGAGAGCACCCGAGAGCGCCTTCGGAAACACCATTTTCACCCGATCCTGCTGCGAGAGAATCATTCGCAGCTCGAGGAGGCGCTAGATCGCAACTCAATCGGATCTATTCAAGCCGCAATCTTTAATCTGGGTTATCTTCCCGGGGGAGACCATTCGCTCACGACCCAGCCCCCGTCTACTCTTCTAGCGATTCAAGCCATCCTCAGCCGCGCAACATCTCACTTTCGCCTATCAATCGTGGCCTATCGTGGCCATCCCGGAGGTCTCGAAGAAGCCAGCCAAATCCGGAATTTTTTGAGAAATCTGCCCAGTGACCGATTCACCTTCGTGCAAAAGGAGGGGCAAAACCACGAAACCGGTCCCATTTTCCTCGGTATCGGCCCTCATGAAAGCAATCCAACCAATTAA
- a CDS encoding DcrB-related protein encodes MNHSNHTKSRRKFSCIFLLSLLLLPVEGLYSQEVEWQSVSHPQMLLFIPSGWEIQTTPDSSDIEATSPLTGEQDDFQEFLLVQVDTVESDESLNQFADSFIDELSENVEDFQQTQREPSEFGDNSGLKIDATAEIDGEKIYLRIFLTQQENRIYVSQFRSNRKDMDGMEPLMDQILAGIHPYETLVGQSYYNNLFVIQFPQDWSVKEGLPGTHVAGISPQTDPKDPFRDRFTVGSQPLKEGMTYDKYVDKNFDTLLSQLPGAQKINEGTRTVAGVEARELELFHRAGGQKTFLRIVMVEKSGRIFTLFCAGMNPDYENFRPTFDKILNSFASPTPPSNVATNP; translated from the coding sequence ATGAATCACTCAAACCACACAAAGTCTCGCCGAAAATTCTCCTGCATTTTCCTTCTTTCGCTTCTCCTCTTACCTGTGGAAGGCCTTTACTCTCAGGAGGTTGAATGGCAATCAGTCAGCCACCCCCAAATGTTGCTGTTTATTCCTTCGGGTTGGGAGATTCAGACAACTCCCGATAGCAGCGACATCGAAGCGACTAGCCCTTTAACTGGTGAGCAGGACGATTTTCAAGAGTTCCTTCTGGTCCAGGTCGACACCGTCGAAAGCGATGAGTCGTTAAACCAATTCGCCGATAGCTTCATCGACGAGTTATCCGAAAATGTGGAAGACTTTCAGCAGACCCAGCGAGAACCCTCCGAATTTGGAGATAATTCCGGTTTAAAAATTGATGCGACCGCCGAGATCGACGGGGAAAAGATCTACCTGCGAATTTTCCTGACCCAGCAAGAGAATCGCATCTACGTCTCTCAATTCCGCAGCAATCGTAAAGATATGGACGGGATGGAGCCGTTAATGGATCAAATCCTCGCGGGCATACACCCGTACGAGACACTTGTGGGGCAGTCCTACTACAACAATCTCTTCGTTATTCAGTTTCCCCAGGACTGGTCCGTTAAAGAAGGACTTCCCGGCACCCACGTGGCAGGCATTAGTCCCCAGACAGATCCGAAAGATCCCTTCCGAGACCGATTCACCGTGGGATCCCAACCGTTGAAAGAGGGGATGACCTACGACAAATATGTCGACAAAAACTTCGATACATTGCTGTCACAGCTTCCGGGAGCTCAGAAAATTAACGAAGGTACCCGAACCGTGGCAGGAGTCGAAGCTCGGGAGCTCGAACTATTTCATCGCGCTGGAGGCCAGAAGACCTTCCTCCGTATCGTCATGGTAGAGAAATCAGGACGGATCTTCACCTTGTTCTGCGCCGGCATGAACCCCGATTACGAGAATTTTAGACCGACCTTCGACAAGATCCTAAATAGCTTTGCATCCCCCACGCCTCCTAGTAATGTTGCGACCAATCCATGA
- a CDS encoding DUF3450 family protein, which yields MDKRPIFRSFFKHWTIAALIVVNLSEATPVSLSSESMSGFTEAIQLEEQLSNESRQWDRQKRILENEIQVLQTELEETQRRIESIQSEKTEARERREELLQRLEEEQELSSGLRRIADKLSAPSLTLIENLPNWSVVWKEEEQAIEETSSPIGLLRFLQEVQAENSQINVRSLEVTDPESGEAYRVDLLTVGLGAALFASENGQFGGHFIDNRGEWTPQISPEYSGAIRRAILQEKGTAEPSLLNLPISLSGQ from the coding sequence ATGGATAAACGTCCGATTTTCCGGAGTTTTTTTAAGCACTGGACGATCGCAGCGTTGATCGTCGTAAACCTGTCGGAGGCCACCCCCGTCAGCCTCAGCAGTGAAAGCATGAGCGGTTTCACCGAAGCCATTCAGCTCGAAGAGCAGCTTTCCAACGAATCGAGACAGTGGGATCGACAGAAGCGCATTCTGGAGAACGAAATTCAGGTCCTCCAAACCGAATTGGAAGAAACTCAGCGGCGCATCGAGTCCATCCAGTCGGAGAAAACCGAGGCTCGGGAGCGTAGGGAAGAACTTCTGCAGCGGCTGGAGGAGGAGCAGGAACTCTCCAGCGGCCTCCGGCGAATCGCCGACAAACTATCAGCCCCCAGCCTAACTCTGATCGAGAACCTCCCGAATTGGTCTGTTGTCTGGAAAGAAGAAGAGCAAGCCATCGAGGAAACCTCATCGCCTATTGGGCTCCTCCGTTTCTTGCAAGAGGTCCAAGCCGAAAATTCGCAAATCAATGTTCGTTCCCTGGAAGTCACCGACCCTGAATCCGGCGAAGCCTACCGCGTCGATCTCCTTACGGTGGGCTTGGGAGCCGCTCTATTTGCTTCGGAGAACGGTCAATTCGGAGGCCATTTCATTGACAATCGAGGAGAATGGACCCCTCAAATCTCACCGGAATATTCAGGAGCCATTCGCAGAGCCATCCTTCAGGAAAAAGGCACCGCCGAGCCGAGCCTCCTCAACCTTCCCATTTCTCTCAGCGGACAATGA